A single window of Oncorhynchus keta strain PuntledgeMale-10-30-2019 chromosome 34, Oket_V2, whole genome shotgun sequence DNA harbors:
- the maip1 gene encoding m-AAA protease-interacting protein 1, mitochondrial isoform X2 has translation MALPMLRGCYRSRPPSVLIRFLKPDHVVQPQSNKTTRLAPTLSVGVASTVRSYSSDRGGGKQNQKVVVVGIPNPFIWFRTRIYYFLIRVYFDKEFKIEEFTEGSKQAFSHVSRLLSGSQFESLEGLVAKDLIAKLEEKCALLPPSHLQALSADPEDLMYTTPGDVGICYDDDGRKFVSILMRYWYLTSARLPEESEGTRIFQVAIGGEGEPETKRLLTANYEFQREFTKGVPPDWTITRIEHSKLLD, from the exons ATGGCGCTGCCTATGTTAAGAGGTTGCTACCGTAGCAGGCCGCCTTCAGTACTGATTCGTTTCTTGAAACCTGATCACGTTGTGCAGCCCCAGTCCAACAAGACTACTCGCCTGGCTCCAACTTTGTCCGTTGGTGTCGCTTCCACAGTCCGATCTTACAGCTCTGATCGAGGTGGAGGTAAACAAAACCAGAAGGTGGTTGTGGTTGGCATCCCCAACCCTTTCATATGGTTTCGAACCCGAATATACTATTTTTTGATTCGGGTGTATTTTGACAAGGAATTCAAAATCGAAGAATTCACAGAGGGATCTAAACAG GCATTCTCCCATGTTTCAAGACTGTTGTCAGGGAGTCAATTTGAGTCTCTTGAAGGTCTGGTTGCTAAAGAC CTGATTGCAAAACTGGAGGAGAAATGTGCTCTGCTCCCTCCCAGCCACCTGCAAGCACTTTCTGCTGATCCGGAAGACTTGATGTATACAACACCGGGGGATGTTGGCATctgttatgatgatgatg GGCGGAAGTTTGTCAGTATTCTGATGAGGTACTGGTATCTAACAAGTGCCCGGTTGCCTGAGGAATCGGAGGGAACACGCATCTTTCAGGTGGCCATAGGTGGTGAGGGTGAGCCAGAGACTAAGAGATTGCTCACAGCGAACTATGA ATTCCAAAGGGAGTTTACTAAGGGGGTGCCGCCGGACTGGACCATCACCAGGATAGAGCACTCCAAGCTGCTGGATTAA
- the maip1 gene encoding m-AAA protease-interacting protein 1, mitochondrial isoform X1, giving the protein MALPMLRGCYRSRPPSVLIRFLKPDHVVQPQSNKTTRLAPTLSVGVASTVRSYSSDRGGGKQNQKVVVVGIPNPFIWFRTRIYYFLIRVYFDKEFKIEEFTEGSKQAFSHVSRLLSGSQFESLEGLVAKDLIAKLEEKCALLPPSHLQALSADPEDLMYTTPGDVGICYDDDVIGSRELEGEAAKGRIGFGGDQRDIPAGARATGRKFVSILMRYWYLTSARLPEESEGTRIFQVAIGGEGEPETKRLLTANYEFQREFTKGVPPDWTITRIEHSKLLD; this is encoded by the exons ATGGCGCTGCCTATGTTAAGAGGTTGCTACCGTAGCAGGCCGCCTTCAGTACTGATTCGTTTCTTGAAACCTGATCACGTTGTGCAGCCCCAGTCCAACAAGACTACTCGCCTGGCTCCAACTTTGTCCGTTGGTGTCGCTTCCACAGTCCGATCTTACAGCTCTGATCGAGGTGGAGGTAAACAAAACCAGAAGGTGGTTGTGGTTGGCATCCCCAACCCTTTCATATGGTTTCGAACCCGAATATACTATTTTTTGATTCGGGTGTATTTTGACAAGGAATTCAAAATCGAAGAATTCACAGAGGGATCTAAACAG GCATTCTCCCATGTTTCAAGACTGTTGTCAGGGAGTCAATTTGAGTCTCTTGAAGGTCTGGTTGCTAAAGAC CTGATTGCAAAACTGGAGGAGAAATGTGCTCTGCTCCCTCCCAGCCACCTGCAAGCACTTTCTGCTGATCCGGAAGACTTGATGTATACAACACCGGGGGATGTTGGCATctgttatgatgatgatg tcattggcagcagagaactggaaggagaggcggccaaaggaagaattggttttgggggtgaccagagagatatacctgctggagcgcgtgctacag GGCGGAAGTTTGTCAGTATTCTGATGAGGTACTGGTATCTAACAAGTGCCCGGTTGCCTGAGGAATCGGAGGGAACACGCATCTTTCAGGTGGCCATAGGTGGTGAGGGTGAGCCAGAGACTAAGAGATTGCTCACAGCGAACTATGA ATTCCAAAGGGAGTTTACTAAGGGGGTGCCGCCGGACTGGACCATCACCAGGATAGAGCACTCCAAGCTGCTGGATTAA